From the genome of Arthrobacter alpinus, one region includes:
- a CDS encoding RHS repeat domain-containing protein, with protein MSFEGVHGRAKNTSMIAGQEHGRRPPNSLGKITLAGVLSLVLLGVAITPAQAAIAPAATADLATTGLLGSRPGATRLPVPINDHVGASVDVGTGNLFVSVNAMTLPGINGDTGIGATFNSLSQNTDTGLAGARWTLNVASAGTLATAPTGILYTAGDGYSALFTPVSGSTTAYTAPAGVKADLVKTSSGWSLTSRTSATVVVFNADGHPTTVKDRNGNATTITWATGGNPTTVTATRGGTAARTAKLTYNSATGTIASIIQGSGTTTRTVSLAHDPYGVFTGYTDLAGKTTRVSITGGLIYSITPPTGGTVSFTYDSSRRVTSITRTNTAPGSPGNSITRFAYPTGSQTLIAGPNTDQGSAVSTVAHTTYTLDANARVTAATDAAGRAQSKTYTADFDTLSATQGTGTTAGTTTNTYGANTGQSITASQSPGGATGQAAYANTAAATKYLASSATDDAGNTSLYTFDGPGNMLTSTDATAATATLSYNPDGTVATALAPGNGSNKTLYTYNTDHQLTSVSPVTGSSLGARAFTYDSWGRALTATDGRGTTTTYGYDADDRLTSTTFSDSTAAVAYTYNDNGQTLTRVDGAGTTTYGYDQLGRLTSRVNTAGGGTISYGYDKASNLASTTDTRGTTTYTYDDSGVPTSLLYQYNGATHVLAFATDSRGRRTDTWMDANPAHTSWAAHSHTDYDTTGRVTRTTAQVGTGDADNRPVMDLSYCHAAGSTAPICPTTTSADRSNIQWVKDNLTNAVTAYSYDTANRLTKATVTGGTSPTTYTYTYDVRGNRLTATTTGTTPSSQTFNANPANQIGTTGYSYDGTGNLTQDPKGTYAYNGAQQMTQVTKSGTTYNYTYAGASQNELLAESTPKGYYKLTYGRTDAEGQPIIEQLSKDAGTAYIEHDPVTGEPLMLRTSAGMASLYITDGTGNPTALITAGNYVAVASAYDPYGVQTITKDTGGNATDQTPYTFKQGLQDRTTGWVKYGARWYNPTTGRWTQQDTLDAPLDPANANRYAYAANNPINNTDPTGRDVGGCIGGVATTIGGYAAFGAGLLTTEVGVGFLGVVAGLGGIVGGLATVGQQCYDTPYGG; from the coding sequence ATGAGTTTTGAGGGTGTACACGGCCGCGCCAAAAACACGTCCATGATTGCGGGGCAAGAACACGGACGACGACCACCGAATTCCCTCGGCAAAATCACCCTCGCGGGGGTCTTGAGCCTGGTGCTGCTGGGCGTGGCGATCACTCCGGCGCAGGCCGCGATCGCCCCCGCTGCCACTGCAGATCTCGCGACCACGGGGTTGTTGGGTTCGCGTCCGGGCGCGACACGGTTACCTGTCCCGATCAATGATCATGTCGGCGCCAGCGTGGACGTCGGCACGGGTAACCTCTTCGTCAGTGTGAACGCCATGACGCTGCCGGGCATCAATGGTGATACCGGGATCGGGGCGACGTTTAATTCCTTGTCCCAAAACACCGACACGGGGCTGGCCGGGGCACGCTGGACCCTGAATGTTGCCTCCGCCGGGACCCTGGCGACCGCCCCGACCGGTATTCTCTACACTGCGGGGGACGGCTACTCGGCCCTCTTCACCCCCGTTTCCGGCTCCACCACCGCTTACACGGCCCCGGCGGGGGTGAAAGCGGACCTCGTGAAAACCTCCTCCGGTTGGTCCCTGACGTCCCGCACGAGTGCGACCGTGGTGGTCTTCAATGCCGACGGGCACCCGACCACGGTCAAGGACCGCAACGGCAACGCGACGACCATTACTTGGGCCACCGGTGGTAACCCCACCACGGTGACGGCCACCAGGGGCGGCACCGCAGCCCGGACCGCGAAGCTGACGTATAACTCCGCCACTGGCACGATCGCGTCCATCATCCAGGGCAGCGGCACGACGACCCGGACGGTGTCCCTGGCCCACGACCCGTACGGGGTGTTCACCGGCTACACCGACCTTGCCGGGAAAACGACGCGCGTCTCCATCACCGGGGGATTGATCTATTCCATCACCCCGCCCACGGGCGGGACAGTGTCCTTCACCTATGACAGTTCCCGGCGGGTCACCTCGATCACCAGGACGAATACCGCTCCGGGCTCACCGGGGAATTCGATCACCCGGTTCGCCTATCCGACGGGCTCACAGACCCTGATTGCCGGGCCGAACACGGACCAGGGATCGGCTGTCTCGACCGTCGCGCATACCACGTACACTCTGGATGCCAACGCCCGGGTCACCGCGGCAACCGATGCGGCAGGCCGGGCACAATCGAAGACCTACACCGCTGACTTCGACACCCTGAGCGCGACGCAGGGCACCGGTACCACGGCGGGGACGACAACCAACACGTACGGGGCGAATACCGGCCAATCGATCACCGCCTCCCAATCCCCCGGCGGAGCCACCGGGCAGGCCGCCTACGCCAACACGGCCGCGGCCACGAAATACCTGGCCTCCTCGGCCACCGACGACGCCGGCAACACCTCCCTCTACACCTTCGATGGTCCCGGGAACATGCTCACCTCCACCGACGCGACCGCGGCAACCGCGACCCTGAGCTACAACCCCGACGGCACCGTCGCCACCGCCCTGGCCCCGGGAAACGGTTCCAACAAAACCCTCTACACCTACAACACGGACCACCAACTCACCTCCGTGTCCCCGGTCACGGGCTCCTCCCTCGGTGCAAGGGCCTTCACCTACGACTCGTGGGGCCGGGCGTTAACGGCCACCGACGGACGGGGTACGACCACGACCTACGGGTACGACGCCGATGACCGGCTGACCTCCACCACCTTCTCCGACAGCACCGCGGCCGTGGCCTACACCTATAACGACAACGGGCAGACCCTCACCCGGGTGGACGGGGCCGGGACCACGACCTACGGGTACGACCAGCTGGGCCGGTTGACATCCAGGGTCAACACCGCCGGCGGCGGGACCATCAGCTACGGGTACGACAAGGCCTCCAACCTGGCCTCCACCACCGACACCCGCGGCACCACCACCTACACCTACGACGACTCCGGTGTCCCCACCTCCCTGTTGTATCAGTACAACGGGGCAACGCACGTGCTCGCGTTCGCCACCGACAGCCGGGGCCGGCGCACCGACACCTGGATGGACGCCAACCCCGCACACACGAGCTGGGCCGCGCACTCCCACACCGACTACGACACCACCGGGAGGGTCACCCGCACCACCGCCCAGGTCGGCACCGGGGACGCCGACAACCGGCCCGTGATGGACCTGAGCTACTGCCACGCGGCCGGCTCCACCGCCCCGATCTGCCCCACCACGACGAGTGCGGACCGGTCCAATATTCAATGGGTGAAGGACAACCTCACCAATGCGGTCACCGCCTACAGCTACGACACCGCCAACCGGCTCACGAAGGCCACCGTCACCGGCGGCACCAGCCCAACCACGTACACCTACACCTACGACGTCCGGGGTAACCGGCTCACCGCCACCACCACCGGGACGACCCCGTCCAGCCAGACGTTCAACGCGAACCCGGCGAACCAGATCGGCACCACCGGCTACAGCTACGACGGGACCGGGAACCTCACACAGGATCCGAAAGGCACCTACGCTTATAACGGCGCCCAGCAAATGACCCAGGTGACCAAGTCCGGGACCACGTACAACTACACCTACGCCGGTGCCTCCCAAAACGAGCTGTTGGCTGAATCCACGCCGAAGGGGTACTACAAACTCACCTACGGCCGCACCGACGCCGAAGGCCAGCCCATCATCGAACAACTCAGCAAAGACGCCGGGACCGCCTACATTGAGCACGACCCGGTCACCGGGGAACCGCTCATGCTGCGCACCAGCGCGGGTATGGCATCGCTTTACATCACCGACGGCACCGGCAACCCCACCGCCCTGATCACTGCCGGGAACTACGTCGCCGTCGCCTCCGCCTACGACCCCTACGGTGTGCAGACCATCACCAAAGACACCGGCGGCAACGCCACCGACCAAACCCCCTACACCTTCAAACAAGGACTCCAAGACCGCACCACCGGCTGGGTCAAATACGGTGCCCGCTGGTACAACCCCACCACCGGGCGCTGGACCCAACAAGACACCCTCGATGCACCCCTGGACCCCGCCAACGCCAACCGCTACGCCTACGCCGCCAACAACCCCATCAACAACACCGACCCCACGGGAAGGGACGTGGGGGGCTGTATCGGCGGAGTTGCAACAACGATTGGCGGCTACGCAGCTTTCGGTGCCGGTCTTCTCACAACTGAAGTCGGCGTTGGATTTCTTGGTGTCGTCGCTGGGCTAGGTGGCATTGTTGGGGGCCTTGCAACCGTCGGTCAGCAGTGTTACGACACCCCCTACGGAGGATAA
- a CDS encoding recombinase family protein, with amino-acid sequence MRIGYGRVSTRDQHPEAQHDALHAAGCEQVFLDTASGKLARRPELDKALLSANRSGDQLVVTKLDRLGRSLENLIELSKTLQERGVDLVVLDQGVDTSTPAGRMFFQIIGSIAEFEHALMSERTRDGLAAARARGRTGGQKPKLGPRQVKLAREMYEEKDADGKRAHTVEQIAQEFGVSRPTIYRHLAKP; translated from the coding sequence ATGCGAATCGGATACGGGCGTGTCTCCACACGCGATCAGCACCCCGAGGCCCAACACGATGCACTGCACGCGGCGGGATGCGAGCAGGTGTTCCTCGACACTGCCTCCGGGAAACTCGCTCGTAGGCCCGAACTCGACAAGGCGCTGCTCTCGGCTAACCGGTCCGGCGATCAGCTCGTTGTCACCAAGCTGGACCGGCTCGGGAGATCGCTGGAAAACCTCATAGAGCTGTCCAAGACGTTGCAGGAGCGCGGCGTGGACCTGGTGGTCCTGGACCAGGGCGTCGACACGTCCACACCCGCCGGGCGGATGTTCTTCCAGATCATCGGTTCGATCGCCGAGTTCGAACACGCGCTGATGTCCGAACGAACCCGTGACGGGCTGGCCGCCGCGCGGGCACGTGGGCGGACCGGTGGGCAGAAACCAAAGCTCGGTCCACGTCAGGTGAAGCTGGCCAGGGAAATGTATGAGGAAAAGGATGCCGACGGGAAACGTGCCCATACCGTCGAGCAGATCGCCCAGGAATTCGGTGTTAGCCGTCCCACCATCTACCGGCACCTAGCCAAACCATGA